Proteins co-encoded in one Holophagales bacterium genomic window:
- a CDS encoding response regulator, translating into MTPSTVLVVDDSELVHKLHAVALRKYEGCRLLHAYQGAEALELLGVHPDVDLVLLDVNMPVMDGLSFLRARREMGVFEEIPVVLISTEASEDDVRRGLEAGATAYLAKPFKPPELLALIDRLTGPAARHREGSQGVTGR; encoded by the coding sequence ATGACCCCGAGCACGGTTCTGGTCGTCGACGACTCGGAGCTCGTGCACAAGCTGCACGCCGTCGCGCTGCGGAAGTACGAGGGTTGCCGGCTGCTGCACGCCTACCAGGGCGCGGAGGCGCTGGAGCTCCTGGGCGTCCATCCGGACGTCGACCTCGTCCTGCTCGACGTGAACATGCCCGTGATGGACGGCCTGAGCTTCCTGAGGGCCAGGCGTGAAATGGGCGTCTTCGAAGAGATTCCGGTGGTTCTCATTTCGACGGAGGCGTCCGAGGACGACGTGCGCCGCGGCCTGGAAGCGGGAGCGACGGCCTACCTGGCGAAGCCCTTCAAGCCCCCGGAGCTTCTGGCGCTCATCGACCGTCTGACCGGTCCCGCTGCAAGGCACCGAGAGGGCTCCCAGGGGGTGACGGGGCGCTGA
- a CDS encoding chemotaxis protein CheW: MVDIEFQEILDEYFSSARELVENARNLLAEVEEEQVPSPGRARDLRRALHTLKGNSSMMGFEVVADLSHLMEELLKGVEAGEYGVSEKLVSAVVPGLDLIAEVAASGKVPDETPASWAGVIAGLREAERAVREGPGDEAEVPAEGGPSQAGTEPETGGAEPQSVGSGPAPSELEMKRRYLGHKAETVRVKQSVLDSLVDLAGEMHILLSGLGRDAGKRADGPGDDGGPERIDRLLLVFRQLEQQIVAARMVPVGPVLSRFRALVRDLAAAHGKEISFVLEGEATTVDKAVVDQLGESLLHLVRNAVDHGIETPVEREAAGKPRAARLTLAARQISNRIEIAVVDDGRGIDAGRVRRKALQKGIPVDGLDDRAVLDLIFLPEFSTRDDVTMLSGRGVGLDVVRTSLERFGGTATIQTVVGRGTEFRLTFPLTLALDHCLVVQVGSGTFAIPASLVAATVRIDADARADVDERRELPWRGERVPVLEGRRILQSEGIGPCSSAVILEGGGRRRALLVDRLVEVQDLVVKPLDDAFGKPMGVSGATLLGDGRIVMIVDARELLEARPEAST, from the coding sequence ATGGTCGACATCGAGTTCCAGGAGATTCTCGACGAGTACTTCAGCTCGGCACGCGAGCTCGTCGAGAACGCCCGGAACCTGCTCGCCGAGGTGGAGGAGGAGCAGGTCCCCTCTCCCGGCAGGGCCCGTGACCTCAGGCGCGCCCTCCACACGTTGAAGGGGAACTCCTCGATGATGGGCTTCGAGGTCGTCGCCGACCTCTCCCACCTCATGGAGGAGCTGCTCAAGGGCGTCGAAGCGGGCGAGTACGGCGTAAGCGAGAAGCTCGTTTCCGCAGTTGTTCCGGGGCTGGATCTGATCGCCGAGGTCGCCGCCTCCGGGAAGGTCCCGGACGAGACGCCCGCTTCCTGGGCCGGAGTCATCGCCGGATTGCGGGAGGCCGAGAGGGCGGTCAGGGAGGGTCCGGGAGACGAGGCAGAGGTGCCGGCGGAAGGGGGACCTTCCCAAGCCGGTACCGAACCGGAGACGGGTGGCGCCGAGCCGCAGTCCGTTGGTTCCGGGCCGGCTCCGTCGGAGCTCGAGATGAAGCGGCGGTACCTCGGCCACAAGGCGGAGACGGTCCGCGTGAAGCAGTCCGTCCTCGATTCCCTGGTCGACCTTGCCGGCGAGATGCACATCCTCCTGAGCGGTCTGGGCAGAGACGCCGGAAAACGGGCTGACGGGCCCGGGGACGACGGCGGGCCAGAGCGTATCGACAGGCTTCTGTTGGTGTTCCGCCAGCTGGAGCAGCAGATCGTCGCTGCGCGCATGGTGCCCGTCGGTCCGGTCCTGTCCCGGTTTCGCGCCCTGGTCCGCGACCTCGCCGCCGCACACGGCAAGGAGATCTCCTTCGTCCTCGAAGGGGAGGCCACCACGGTCGACAAGGCGGTGGTGGACCAGCTGGGCGAGTCGCTTCTCCACCTCGTGAGGAACGCCGTCGACCACGGTATCGAGACGCCGGTCGAACGCGAGGCGGCGGGAAAGCCCCGGGCCGCCAGGCTCACGCTCGCGGCGCGGCAGATCTCGAACCGCATCGAGATCGCGGTCGTCGACGACGGGAGAGGCATCGACGCGGGCCGCGTGCGGCGCAAGGCCCTGCAGAAGGGCATCCCGGTCGATGGCCTGGACGATCGCGCCGTCCTCGACCTGATCTTCCTTCCGGAGTTCTCGACCAGGGACGACGTGACGATGCTCTCGGGGCGCGGGGTCGGCCTGGACGTCGTGCGGACGAGCCTGGAACGGTTCGGCGGCACGGCGACGATTCAGACGGTCGTGGGCCGCGGAACCGAGTTTCGCCTCACGTTTCCCCTGACGCTCGCTCTCGACCACTGCCTCGTCGTCCAGGTCGGAAGTGGGACGTTCGCGATCCCGGCGAGCCTCGTCGCCGCGACCGTCCGGATCGACGCGGACGCTCGCGCCGACGTCGATGAACGCCGCGAGCTGCCCTGGCGGGGTGAGCGGGTGCCCGTCCTCGAGGGGCGGCGGATCCTTCAGTCGGAGGGGATCGGGCCGTGCTCGTCCGCCGTCATCCTCGAAGGAGGCGGGAGACGCAGAGCCCTCCTGGTCGACCGACTCGTCGAGGTCCAGGACCTCGTCGTGAAGCCTCTCGACGACGCCTTCGGCAAACCGATGGGCGTTTCGGGTGCGACCCTCCTCGGCGACGGACGCATCGTGATGATCGTGGACGCGCGCGAGCTTCTCGAGGCGCGTCCGGAAGCGTCGACGTGA
- a CDS encoding chemotaxis protein CheW, translating to MSEDRPGPPKKTSGDLLAFADWVSETTSRKTDAEPVDPERLYLAFELGGEAYGLPVEQVLEVLRVEDVQRVPQAPSHIRGVTNVRGTILPVVEVRTRIGLAPLVPTPAARIVRVDIGGRTLGFLVDRVTGLQKVRASQVGSAAGAAGGANACLTGLAQGPFGRLALLDPDEVLRTAGR from the coding sequence GTGAGCGAGGATCGTCCCGGCCCGCCGAAGAAGACCTCGGGAGACCTTCTGGCTTTCGCGGACTGGGTCTCGGAGACGACCTCGCGGAAGACAGATGCGGAACCCGTCGATCCGGAACGCCTCTACCTCGCGTTCGAGCTCGGCGGGGAAGCGTATGGCCTGCCGGTCGAGCAGGTCCTCGAAGTCCTGCGCGTGGAGGACGTCCAGCGGGTCCCGCAGGCGCCGTCGCACATCCGGGGGGTCACGAACGTGCGCGGGACGATCCTTCCGGTCGTGGAAGTCCGGACGCGGATCGGGCTCGCGCCGCTCGTTCCGACCCCCGCGGCCCGGATCGTCCGTGTGGACATCGGAGGCCGAACCCTGGGCTTTCTGGTCGACCGGGTCACGGGGCTGCAGAAAGTGCGTGCTTCCCAGGTCGGATCGGCCGCTGGCGCCGCCGGCGGGGCGAACGCGTGCCTGACCGGGCTGGCACAGGGCCCGTTCGGCAGACTCGCCCTCCTGGACCCGGACGAAGTCCTCCGGACCGCGGGGCGGTGA
- a CDS encoding methyl-accepting chemotaxis protein, producing the protein MGNSLKRRIFIWSLALLVPLAGFGFFGYLQARRSVELLVQADYTDRALSTADKVSRSLFERHADIVEIAERPLLASSRTTPEVKSGVLTRAQSHRALVYSVLLLTNPSGVVVAASKTDLLGADLSGDPAFTEGLLGEPYYSPAVYLDRETQAPTVSFSMLVKDRDTGQDIGVVISRIDYGALFSENLVAKETFGRTGELLIVDPESGRVLCAKDPALVMKTTLGGTAVFGQAKKQRTGFQTQVDAASGAEYVWAWATEQGFSTYPGQHVLVFARQEADEAFGTLRTMARHLLIGALVVVAVLLLLGYQVGRSVTRPILDLADIAEGISRGDLTPVRVTGGRTEVGRLAGAMGAMVEYLSEMAGTAERLAGKDLTTVPVPKSSTDVFGMTFLGMVRTLRALLVKLRSAAEQLASSAEEIAASASSLQRGGESQAAATEQTSAALAEMAAQIGAVGKNTETLAANVDETAAAVHEMSILVDRTAKNSEVLMKAAQETTETLRQMSASIRNVDERVSTVDDVSKKTVAQTAEASESLRLTIRSLGDRSKDIGKIVRLIDAIADQTNLLALNAAIEAARAGDAGKGFAVVADEVRKLAERSTRATGEIGGMVDGMQSDASRAVEMTQQILDGMIRAFRNASDLVSDVKVLTQEQALGATQILAAAERMSDISAEVSNAAHEQAAASKGILGAVREMEEMAQQMATATAEQKKGGDIAVGAMESIANVARTNLTAVEELSRASSLLAREADGLKDDLSEFKL; encoded by the coding sequence TTGGGCAACAGCCTCAAGCGGCGGATCTTCATCTGGTCACTGGCCCTGCTGGTCCCGCTCGCAGGGTTCGGTTTCTTCGGGTACCTGCAGGCGCGCCGGTCGGTCGAGCTGCTCGTCCAGGCCGACTACACGGACCGGGCGCTCTCGACGGCCGACAAGGTGTCGAGGAGCCTGTTCGAACGCCACGCGGACATCGTCGAGATCGCCGAGCGGCCGCTCCTCGCCTCGAGCCGCACGACTCCGGAGGTGAAGAGCGGCGTCCTCACCCGGGCTCAGAGCCACAGGGCGCTCGTCTACAGCGTCCTCCTCCTGACGAACCCGAGTGGAGTCGTCGTGGCGGCCTCGAAGACGGATCTGCTCGGGGCCGACCTCTCCGGGGACCCGGCCTTCACGGAGGGGCTTCTCGGCGAGCCGTACTACTCCCCGGCCGTCTACCTCGATCGCGAGACCCAGGCCCCGACGGTCTCGTTCTCGATGCTCGTGAAGGATCGGGACACCGGCCAGGACATCGGCGTGGTGATCTCGCGCATCGACTACGGGGCTCTCTTCTCCGAGAACCTCGTCGCCAAGGAGACCTTCGGCAGGACGGGCGAGCTCCTGATCGTCGATCCCGAGAGCGGGAGGGTCCTCTGCGCGAAGGACCCCGCCCTCGTCATGAAGACGACACTCGGGGGGACCGCGGTCTTCGGGCAGGCGAAGAAGCAGCGCACCGGGTTCCAGACGCAGGTGGATGCCGCGTCCGGAGCGGAGTACGTCTGGGCCTGGGCGACGGAGCAGGGCTTCTCCACCTATCCGGGTCAGCACGTTCTCGTCTTCGCCCGGCAGGAGGCCGACGAGGCCTTCGGGACCCTGAGGACGATGGCGAGGCATCTCTTGATCGGTGCCCTCGTGGTCGTCGCCGTCCTCCTCCTCCTGGGGTACCAGGTCGGACGCTCCGTCACCAGGCCGATCCTCGACCTCGCCGACATCGCGGAGGGGATCTCGCGGGGAGATCTGACACCGGTCCGCGTCACAGGCGGCCGGACAGAGGTGGGACGCCTCGCGGGAGCGATGGGAGCGATGGTCGAATACCTCTCGGAGATGGCCGGGACTGCAGAGCGCCTCGCGGGGAAGGACCTCACGACGGTTCCGGTACCGAAGTCGAGCACGGACGTGTTCGGCATGACGTTCCTGGGGATGGTGAGGACGCTCCGCGCGCTTCTCGTGAAGCTCCGTTCCGCCGCCGAGCAGCTCGCCTCGTCCGCCGAGGAGATCGCCGCGTCCGCGTCCTCACTTCAGAGGGGAGGGGAGTCGCAGGCCGCTGCCACCGAGCAGACGTCCGCGGCGCTCGCCGAGATGGCGGCCCAGATCGGCGCGGTCGGCAAGAACACGGAGACTCTCGCCGCCAACGTCGACGAGACCGCGGCCGCCGTCCACGAGATGAGCATCCTCGTCGATCGCACCGCGAAGAACTCCGAGGTTCTCATGAAGGCCGCGCAGGAGACGACCGAGACGCTCAGGCAGATGAGCGCCTCGATCCGGAACGTCGACGAGCGCGTGAGCACCGTGGACGACGTCTCGAAGAAGACGGTTGCTCAGACCGCCGAGGCCAGCGAGTCCCTCCGGCTGACGATCAGGTCGCTCGGGGACCGCTCGAAGGACATCGGCAAGATCGTGCGCCTGATCGACGCGATCGCCGACCAGACGAACCTCCTCGCTCTGAACGCCGCCATCGAGGCGGCGCGCGCGGGCGACGCCGGGAAGGGTTTCGCCGTCGTCGCCGACGAGGTCCGCAAGCTCGCCGAGAGGTCGACGAGGGCCACCGGCGAGATCGGCGGAATGGTCGATGGAATGCAGAGCGACGCGTCGCGCGCCGTGGAAATGACCCAGCAGATCCTCGACGGCATGATCCGGGCTTTTCGCAACGCCTCGGACCTGGTCTCGGACGTGAAGGTCCTGACGCAGGAGCAGGCCCTCGGCGCGACGCAGATCCTCGCCGCGGCGGAGCGGATGAGCGACATTTCCGCCGAGGTGTCCAACGCCGCGCACGAGCAGGCGGCCGCGTCGAAAGGGATCCTCGGCGCCGTCCGCGAGATGGAAGAGATGGCGCAGCAGATGGCGACGGCCACGGCGGAGCAGAAGAAGGGAGGGGACATCGCGGTCGGCGCCATGGAGTCGATCGCGAACGTGGCCCGGACCAACCTGACGGCCGTCGAAGAGCTGTCGAGGGCGTCGAGCCTTCTCGCCCGCGAGGCCGACGGCCTCAAGGACGACTTGTCGGAGTTCAAGCTCTAG
- a CDS encoding HEAT repeat domain-containing protein, whose translation MSQRTPPTTRLHTAAEWCRSPDPLTRIQGLELAAGLGREGREMVLRALADNELLVREAAIRLAVRVLPAPRLLTGLASRENATLRTSCISALRQQGSRALPALRRELRSRDPDVVMFCLQILGSMPGEEAAALLLPYLSHENLNLAQAAVDSLGELKSTVAVGPLLELLCGDPWLAFAATLALGRIGDPRATRDLLALLDDDVLRAVALEALERIADGAAARPICKRLAAEESPRERDALLRTLGACLRNAGGGAVARTDPEVAGLLDREGFAQYLREALRSEDASLLAASNCVVRAFSVQRLYPDLIEHLDQEPYDGPTCPFFVSLPEAEGVEAILRTAVSHQRIGVRSTAMRILGARREPWGEPLILDRLDDAEPRVVADAIRALARRSPPGAFDRILPFLHHPEEAVASRALEALQATARQEGFDRLAGLIASAPAGAAELIDYVELSRRLGDARFVPAWLSRLAGAPADLLRSLLRALGSTRDPRLSEPLLEYLEHPALPIRILAIEALGHPGNAGIGPELHRRLLTDRGCTYHLVRALGRMRHRPAADDLIGIYAGASSLEKIAIIEALGAMETLAAERFLKTELESFDRERQRAAAMALARHFRAGNLALFLKLARSQDWSLRNTAAWALGETGGEAARAALNELSGDRQEVVARTARTFLGRWR comes from the coding sequence ATGTCGCAGCGCACCCCTCCGACGACCCGGCTCCACACCGCAGCCGAGTGGTGTCGATCCCCGGACCCGCTCACCCGGATTCAGGGCCTCGAGCTGGCGGCGGGCCTGGGCCGCGAAGGGCGCGAGATGGTCCTGCGGGCCCTGGCAGACAACGAGCTCCTGGTGAGGGAGGCGGCCATTCGGCTGGCTGTCCGCGTCCTCCCGGCGCCTCGGCTCCTGACGGGGCTCGCGTCGCGGGAGAACGCGACGCTCAGGACGAGCTGCATCTCGGCCCTGAGGCAGCAGGGGAGCCGGGCCCTTCCGGCGCTTCGGCGAGAGCTGAGGTCCCGCGACCCGGACGTGGTGATGTTCTGCCTCCAGATCCTCGGCTCGATGCCCGGGGAGGAGGCCGCTGCGCTGCTGCTCCCGTACCTCTCCCACGAGAACCTCAACCTGGCGCAGGCTGCCGTCGACAGCCTGGGCGAGCTGAAGTCGACTGTCGCCGTCGGGCCCCTCCTGGAGCTCCTCTGCGGAGACCCCTGGCTGGCGTTCGCCGCCACGCTCGCGCTCGGGAGGATCGGGGATCCGCGCGCCACCCGGGATCTCCTGGCCCTCCTCGACGACGACGTCCTGCGGGCCGTGGCGCTGGAGGCGCTGGAGAGGATCGCCGACGGCGCCGCCGCGCGGCCGATCTGCAAGAGGCTCGCCGCGGAGGAGAGTCCTCGCGAACGGGACGCGCTCCTCAGGACTCTCGGCGCCTGCCTTCGGAACGCGGGTGGGGGCGCCGTCGCGAGGACCGATCCGGAGGTCGCGGGCCTTCTCGATCGGGAGGGCTTCGCGCAGTACCTGCGGGAGGCCCTCCGGTCCGAGGACGCGTCCCTCCTCGCGGCCTCGAACTGCGTCGTTCGGGCGTTCTCGGTGCAGCGGCTCTATCCGGACCTGATCGAGCATCTCGACCAGGAGCCGTATGACGGACCCACGTGTCCGTTCTTCGTCTCCCTGCCGGAGGCGGAAGGGGTGGAGGCGATCCTCCGAACCGCGGTCTCGCACCAGAGGATCGGGGTCCGTTCAACGGCGATGCGGATTCTGGGCGCACGACGTGAGCCGTGGGGCGAGCCTCTCATCCTCGACCGGCTCGACGACGCCGAGCCCCGCGTCGTCGCCGACGCGATCCGGGCCCTGGCCCGGCGATCGCCACCCGGCGCTTTCGACAGGATATTGCCGTTCCTCCACCACCCGGAGGAGGCCGTGGCGTCCAGAGCGCTCGAGGCGCTCCAGGCGACGGCCCGTCAGGAGGGCTTCGACCGGCTCGCGGGGCTCATCGCGTCGGCGCCCGCGGGAGCAGCGGAGCTCATCGACTACGTCGAGCTCTCCCGCCGGCTCGGAGACGCGAGGTTCGTCCCCGCCTGGCTGTCGAGGCTGGCCGGTGCCCCGGCCGACCTCCTGCGCTCACTGCTGCGGGCGCTCGGCTCGACCCGGGACCCCCGCCTCAGTGAGCCGCTCCTCGAGTACCTCGAGCATCCGGCGCTCCCGATCCGAATCCTGGCCATCGAAGCGCTCGGCCACCCCGGGAACGCCGGGATCGGGCCGGAGCTGCACCGGCGGCTCCTCACCGACCGCGGATGCACCTATCACCTCGTGCGCGCTCTCGGGAGGATGCGCCACCGGCCGGCCGCGGACGACCTGATCGGCATCTACGCGGGGGCCTCGTCCCTCGAGAAGATTGCGATCATCGAGGCTCTCGGGGCGATGGAGACGCTCGCAGCCGAACGGTTCCTGAAGACCGAGCTGGAGTCCTTCGACCGGGAACGGCAGCGAGCGGCTGCGATGGCGCTCGCCCGGCACTTTCGGGCCGGAAACCTGGCTCTCTTCCTGAAGCTGGCCCGCTCGCAGGACTGGTCGCTGCGCAATACGGCCGCGTGGGCTCTGGGCGAGACCGGTGGCGAGGCGGCCCGGGCGGCCTTGAACGAGCTCTCCGGTGACCGGCAGGAGGTCGTCGCCCGCACGGCCCGGACGTTCCTCGGGCGCTGGCGTTGA
- a CDS encoding protein-glutamate O-methyltransferase CheR, producing the protein MTDEEFAFLAEIVRERLGLELQLSQRDRIRFRLRGRLDALSLGSFLEYYYYLRLAPEALEETAVLAEALTNGETYFFREAYQFRCFFEKAGPAAVAHRPAGEPLRVLSAGCSSGEEAYSLAMTWHEERHRSPGRSCLIDAVDVNPARIRQAQAGSYEGLAFRATPPETKERYFVPEDGRFRVRESLRSLVRFRVLNLLELGNAFEPQTFDAVFCRNVFIYFDEALTYRICATFHKLLRRGGFLFLGHSESLLGRTTLFRPQRAPEFVYYARTDE; encoded by the coding sequence ATGACGGACGAGGAATTCGCGTTCCTCGCGGAGATCGTGCGGGAGCGCCTCGGCCTGGAGCTCCAGCTTTCTCAGCGGGACCGGATCCGATTCCGGCTTCGGGGCCGGCTCGACGCGCTCTCCCTCGGCTCGTTCCTCGAGTACTACTACTACCTCAGGCTCGCCCCGGAGGCGCTCGAGGAGACCGCCGTCCTCGCGGAGGCGCTGACCAACGGAGAGACCTACTTCTTTCGGGAGGCCTACCAGTTCCGTTGCTTCTTCGAGAAGGCCGGCCCGGCGGCCGTGGCCCATCGACCGGCCGGCGAGCCGCTTCGCGTCCTCTCCGCCGGCTGCTCGTCGGGAGAGGAGGCGTACTCGCTCGCCATGACGTGGCACGAGGAACGGCATCGCTCTCCCGGCCGCTCCTGCCTGATCGACGCCGTGGACGTCAACCCCGCGAGGATTCGGCAGGCGCAGGCCGGCTCGTACGAGGGCCTCGCATTCCGCGCGACGCCTCCGGAGACGAAGGAGCGCTACTTCGTCCCCGAGGACGGTCGGTTCCGGGTGAGGGAGAGCCTTCGCAGTCTCGTGCGCTTTCGTGTCCTCAACCTTCTGGAGCTCGGGAACGCGTTCGAGCCGCAGACCTTCGACGCGGTCTTCTGCCGCAACGTCTTCATCTACTTCGACGAGGCGCTGACCTACAGGATCTGCGCCACGTTTCACAAGCTCCTGCGAAGGGGTGGCTTCCTCTTCCTCGGACACTCGGAGTCGCTCCTGGGCCGGACGACTCTGTTTCGGCCGCAGCGGGCGCCCGAGTTCGTCTACTACGCGAGGACCGACGAGTGA
- the cheB gene encoding chemotaxis-specific protein-glutamate methyltransferase CheB produces MRRTLRRIIEETPDIVLVGEAAGGRESLERIAALTPDVVTLDLAISGTDGLSTLKTMRESWPDLPVLVFDSAGPAAGSTVFQALALGAFDFIDTSRWTPMDLHLIGPELVAKVRATREGAPGSPFRRWEKEGGRDTADFPTGARIVCIGASTGGPPAIQALIESLPASFPLPVAIVQHMAEGFTAAFAERLDRCTPLEVREAREDDEVRSGRILIAPTGRHLLFSRGRRQERVELSFDPTDAVHVPSIDVLFGSAAETYGAQAIGIVLTGMGRDGSEGARRLAEKGAFLVAEHETTCAVYGMPKALVDAGLARAVWPLPEIARKLAAIR; encoded by the coding sequence ATGAGGCGGACCCTCAGGAGGATCATCGAGGAGACGCCGGACATCGTCCTCGTCGGCGAGGCCGCGGGCGGGCGGGAGTCCCTCGAGAGGATCGCCGCGCTGACTCCCGACGTGGTGACGCTCGACCTCGCGATCTCGGGCACGGACGGTCTCTCGACCCTGAAGACGATGCGGGAGTCGTGGCCGGACCTGCCGGTGCTCGTCTTCGATTCCGCGGGTCCGGCCGCCGGATCGACGGTCTTCCAGGCGCTCGCCCTCGGTGCTTTCGACTTCATCGACACGTCTCGCTGGACTCCCATGGACCTCCACCTCATCGGTCCCGAGCTGGTGGCGAAGGTGCGCGCCACGCGAGAGGGCGCGCCGGGGTCTCCCTTTCGACGGTGGGAGAAGGAGGGAGGGCGCGACACGGCCGATTTCCCGACCGGTGCCCGGATCGTCTGCATCGGAGCGTCGACCGGGGGCCCCCCGGCAATTCAAGCTCTGATCGAGTCCCTGCCGGCGTCGTTTCCTCTCCCGGTCGCGATCGTCCAGCACATGGCGGAAGGCTTCACTGCGGCCTTCGCCGAGCGGCTCGATCGCTGCACGCCACTGGAGGTCAGGGAGGCCCGGGAAGACGACGAAGTCCGGTCCGGCCGGATACTCATCGCGCCCACCGGCCGCCACCTCCTCTTCTCGAGGGGACGTCGCCAGGAACGGGTGGAGCTCTCGTTCGATCCCACCGACGCCGTGCACGTACCGTCGATCGACGTGCTCTTCGGCTCGGCAGCGGAGACATACGGCGCGCAGGCGATCGGGATCGTCCTGACCGGCATGGGCCGGGACGGGAGCGAAGGAGCCCGGCGGCTGGCGGAGAAGGGGGCTTTCCTCGTCGCCGAGCACGAGACGACGTGCGCCGTCTACGGGATGCCGAAGGCTCTCGTGGATGCCGGCCTGGCCCGCGCCGTCTGGCCCCTTCCGGAGATCGCGCGGAAGCTGGCGGCCATCCGCTAG
- a CDS encoding response regulator, producing MEEERSPEAAASLGRVLIIDDSRVARRILQMNLEGKGVSVETAEDGPSGIVKAEASRFDVIVVDGLMPGMDGFQVCAELTKLKADGKPVIVMHTNIYKDFNARADAKSSGADEFVLKVLDGSPLVNRVMELLTAAGSGP from the coding sequence ATGGAAGAGGAGAGGAGCCCCGAAGCCGCTGCGAGCCTCGGGCGAGTCCTGATCATCGACGATTCGCGGGTGGCCCGTCGCATCCTTCAGATGAACCTCGAAGGGAAGGGCGTGAGCGTGGAGACGGCCGAGGACGGCCCGAGCGGGATCGTGAAAGCCGAGGCTTCCCGTTTCGACGTCATCGTCGTCGACGGCCTGATGCCGGGGATGGACGGGTTCCAGGTCTGTGCCGAGCTCACGAAGCTGAAGGCGGACGGCAAGCCCGTGATCGTGATGCACACGAACATCTACAAGGACTTCAATGCGCGCGCCGACGCGAAGTCGTCCGGGGCCGATGAGTTCGTGCTGAAAGTCCTGGACGGGAGCCCGCTGGTGAACAGGGTGATGGAACTGCTCACCGCAGCGGGCTCCGGACCCTGA
- a CDS encoding diguanylate cyclase — protein MLERLVSSWGYEPVACADGDEAWRALQEKDAPVLAILDWEMPGMSGIEICRMLRQAAAEPYVYVILLTANDQEKAVIEGLTAGADDYLRKPFNQQELEARLRAGRRITDLQAELVAAREAQRTLAAHDALTGLWNRGAIFDLCAREHARARREERPLSVVMVDLDHFKKVNDTWGHPVGDRVLIETARRLGSGIRSYDAVGRYGGEEFLVILPGSGRDAAVARADQLRLSVGSRPVTVGGHDLTVTASMGVAASLPAGTLDLEGLLRAADEALYRAKNEGRNRVCSS, from the coding sequence ATGCTCGAACGGCTCGTGTCGAGCTGGGGGTATGAGCCGGTCGCGTGTGCCGACGGTGACGAGGCCTGGAGAGCCCTGCAGGAGAAGGACGCGCCGGTCCTGGCGATCCTCGACTGGGAGATGCCGGGGATGAGCGGCATCGAGATCTGCCGGATGCTCCGGCAGGCGGCGGCCGAGCCCTACGTCTACGTCATCCTCCTGACCGCGAACGACCAGGAGAAGGCCGTCATCGAGGGGCTGACCGCGGGTGCGGACGACTACCTGCGGAAGCCCTTCAACCAGCAGGAGCTCGAGGCCCGCCTCCGTGCCGGGCGACGGATCACCGACCTCCAGGCGGAGCTCGTGGCCGCGCGGGAGGCCCAGCGCACGCTCGCGGCCCATGATGCCTTGACCGGGCTGTGGAACCGGGGCGCGATCTTCGATCTCTGCGCGCGCGAGCACGCACGGGCTCGCCGCGAGGAGCGCCCTCTGTCCGTCGTCATGGTCGACCTCGATCACTTCAAGAAGGTGAACGACACCTGGGGGCACCCCGTCGGGGACCGTGTCCTGATCGAGACCGCCCGCCGGCTCGGTTCCGGGATCCGGTCCTACGACGCCGTCGGCAGGTACGGTGGAGAGGAGTTCCTCGTGATCCTGCCGGGCAGCGGTCGCGACGCCGCGGTGGCGAGGGCGGACCAGCTCCGTCTCTCGGTCGGCTCCCGGCCGGTGACGGTCGGCGGGCACGACCTCACGGTCACGGCGAGCATGGGTGTCGCGGCGAGCCTGCCGGCCGGGACGCTCGATCTCGAGGGCCTCCTTCGAGCTGCGGACGAGGCCCTCTACCGGGCGAAGAACGAGGGGCGCAACAGGGTCTGCAGCTCCTGA
- a CDS encoding DUF2911 domain-containing protein → MKGRAIWGALVPLDKPWRTGANAATTITFSDAVTVEGQKLAAGTYSIVTIPGKDEWTVIFNNDTKLWWETEYDAGKDALRVKAKPQAVGMVETLHIGFPSVGATKAVLAIEWEKVSVPVTIGVDVDGKLTKALGAVEASAWQSPLATARYYFEQAGNRPEGWKYLDKSIAANRNWANVSRKARFYAEEGKVAEAVKAGEEALVLAKADPAKPNVGAFEKTVGEWKAKVK, encoded by the coding sequence GTGAAGGGCCGCGCCATCTGGGGCGCGCTCGTGCCGCTCGACAAGCCCTGGCGGACCGGCGCCAACGCCGCCACGACGATCACCTTCTCCGACGCGGTCACCGTCGAGGGGCAGAAGCTCGCCGCCGGGACCTACTCGATCGTGACGATCCCCGGCAAGGACGAGTGGACGGTCATCTTCAACAACGACACGAAGCTCTGGTGGGAGACCGAGTACGACGCCGGCAAGGACGCCCTCCGCGTGAAGGCGAAGCCGCAGGCCGTCGGAATGGTCGAGACGCTTCACATCGGTTTCCCCTCGGTCGGCGCGACGAAGGCCGTCCTCGCCATCGAGTGGGAGAAGGTGAGCGTGCCGGTGACGATCGGCGTGGACGTCGACGGGAAGCTGACCAAGGCCCTCGGCGCCGTCGAGGCTTCCGCCTGGCAGTCGCCTCTCGCGACCGCCCGCTACTACTTCGAGCAGGCGGGGAACCGCCCCGAGGGCTGGAAGTACCTGGACAAGTCGATCGCGGCGAACCGGAACTGGGCGAACGTCTCGCGCAAGGCCCGCTTCTACGCCGAGGAGGGAAAGGTCGCCGAGGCCGTGAAGGCCGGAGAGGAGGCCCTCGTCCTCGCCAAGGCCGACCCCGCCAAGCCGAACGTCGGCGCTTTCGAGAAGACGGTCGGTGAGTGGAAGGCGAAGGTGAAGTAA